The following are encoded in a window of Nakamurella sp. A5-74 genomic DNA:
- a CDS encoding SDR family oxidoreductase produces MSHPERSHPEPPHPDATRRPTPATEPAPPVGELAGLKAVVTGGASGIGAAIVRAFTGAGATVAVLDRDPAGAPEPSLPLTCDVSDDRSVRAAIEEVGSRFGGLDLVVNNAGIGAQGTVETNSDDEWHRVFDINVLGMARVLRAALPLLRRSSSAAVVNTASIAATAGLPERVLYSATKGAVLSMTRSMAADHLREGIRVNAVNPGTADTPWIGRLLDSAADPAAERAALNARQPHGRLVSADEIARAVLYLASPLSGSTTGTSIAVDGGMHELRLRPLPS; encoded by the coding sequence ATGTCCCATCCCGAACGGTCCCACCCCGAGCCCCCCCACCCCGATGCCACCCGGCGACCGACTCCGGCAACCGAGCCGGCGCCGCCGGTCGGCGAGCTGGCCGGCCTGAAGGCCGTGGTGACCGGGGGCGCCTCCGGGATCGGGGCCGCCATCGTCCGAGCCTTCACCGGAGCGGGCGCCACCGTTGCCGTCCTGGACAGGGATCCCGCCGGCGCACCGGAGCCATCGTTGCCGCTGACCTGCGACGTGAGCGACGACCGTTCGGTGCGCGCCGCGATCGAGGAGGTCGGCAGCAGGTTCGGTGGGCTCGATCTCGTCGTCAACAACGCCGGGATCGGCGCCCAGGGGACGGTCGAGACGAACTCCGACGACGAGTGGCACCGGGTGTTCGACATCAACGTGCTGGGGATGGCCAGGGTGCTGCGAGCCGCGCTGCCGTTGCTGCGACGCTCGTCCTCCGCGGCCGTGGTCAACACCGCCTCGATCGCCGCCACCGCCGGCTTGCCCGAACGGGTCCTCTACAGCGCGACGAAGGGCGCCGTGCTGTCGATGACCAGATCGATGGCCGCGGACCACCTGCGGGAGGGGATCAGGGTGAATGCCGTCAACCCCGGTACCGCGGACACCCCCTGGATCGGCCGACTGTTGGACTCGGCGGCCGACCCGGCGGCCGAGCGAGCGGCCCTGAACGCCCGTCAACCGCACGGTCGTCTGGTGTCGGCCGACGAGATCGCCAGGGCGGTGCTCTACCTCGCCTCGCCGCTCTCCGGGTCGACCACCGGCACCTCGATCGCCGTCGACGGCGGCATGCACGAGCTGCGGTTGCGCCCGCTCCCGTCCTGA
- a CDS encoding fucose isomerase: MASYTLPTAVSRPEAEAGVVYTVASGDLRPAANTICWPTQQQLEGDVGKAVESFGRTVRRGHDIDPVKGHGFIDSQRAGIEAFRNVPYDAPLIVVDAVWQYSQFVLAGLLSHRGPILLVANWSGRFPGLVGMLNLAGSLTKAGRAYSTLWSEDFTDQWALDNLKTWLETGTIEHDLSHVQDLPALTDSPETELGQAVAHQLQVDRAIIGVFDEGCMGMYNAIFDDALLAPLGIFKERLSQSALVAEMNKVTDEEAARVRSWLDDAGLDFRTGTDDATELTDAQLHSQFKMYVAALRISDDYGLDAVGIQYQQGLKDTVPASDLVEGLLNNVERPPVTSRDGSRELFAGAALPHFNEVDEGVAVDSLVTNRIWLAMGLDPATTLHDIRWGEDYAFSDGTTEFVWVFEISGSVPASHNGGYDKSYSMRQPKMFFPLGGGTLSGVSKPGEIVWSRVYISDDVLHADLGRGTAVALPAEETQRRLDATDKEWPIMHAVLHGVDRDQLMAQHKANHLNVVYAPDAATADKALIAKAAAFDALGITVHLCGRVAV, encoded by the coding sequence ATGGCCAGCTACACCCTCCCCACCGCCGTGAGTCGTCCAGAGGCAGAGGCAGGCGTGGTCTACACCGTTGCCAGCGGCGACCTCCGGCCGGCTGCCAACACCATCTGCTGGCCGACCCAACAGCAGCTCGAGGGTGACGTCGGCAAGGCCGTCGAGTCCTTCGGGCGGACCGTGCGTCGCGGGCACGACATCGATCCGGTCAAGGGCCACGGCTTCATCGACAGCCAGCGGGCCGGTATCGAGGCGTTCCGGAACGTCCCGTACGACGCCCCGCTGATCGTCGTCGACGCGGTCTGGCAGTACAGCCAGTTCGTGCTGGCCGGACTGCTCTCCCATCGCGGACCGATCCTGTTGGTGGCCAACTGGTCCGGGCGGTTCCCCGGCCTGGTCGGGATGCTCAACCTCGCCGGCTCGCTCACCAAGGCCGGTCGCGCCTACTCCACCCTCTGGAGTGAGGACTTCACCGACCAGTGGGCTCTGGACAACCTCAAGACCTGGCTGGAGACCGGCACGATCGAGCACGACCTGAGTCATGTCCAGGATCTGCCCGCGCTCACTGATTCACCGGAAACCGAACTGGGACAGGCAGTTGCGCACCAGCTGCAGGTCGACCGCGCCATCATCGGGGTGTTCGACGAGGGCTGCATGGGCATGTACAACGCGATCTTCGACGACGCGCTGCTCGCCCCGCTGGGCATCTTCAAGGAGCGCCTGAGCCAGTCGGCGCTCGTCGCCGAGATGAACAAGGTGACCGACGAGGAAGCCGCCCGAGTCCGCAGCTGGCTGGACGATGCGGGCCTCGATTTCCGCACCGGCACCGACGACGCGACCGAGCTGACTGACGCACAGTTGCACAGCCAGTTCAAGATGTACGTTGCGGCGCTGCGGATCTCGGACGACTACGGGCTCGACGCCGTCGGTATCCAGTACCAGCAGGGTCTCAAGGACACCGTCCCGGCCTCCGACCTGGTGGAGGGTTTGCTCAACAACGTCGAACGTCCGCCGGTCACCTCCCGCGACGGCTCCCGCGAGCTGTTCGCCGGCGCCGCCCTCCCGCACTTCAACGAGGTCGACGAGGGCGTGGCGGTCGACTCCCTGGTGACGAACCGGATCTGGCTGGCCATGGGCCTCGACCCGGCGACCACCCTGCACGACATCCGGTGGGGTGAGGACTACGCCTTCTCCGACGGGACGACCGAGTTCGTCTGGGTGTTCGAGATCTCCGGCTCGGTGCCGGCCTCGCACAACGGCGGGTACGACAAGTCGTACTCGATGCGTCAGCCGAAGATGTTCTTCCCGCTCGGCGGCGGCACCCTCTCAGGCGTGTCCAAGCCTGGCGAGATCGTCTGGTCGCGGGTCTACATCTCCGACGACGTGCTGCACGCCGACCTGGGTCGCGGAACGGCCGTCGCCCTGCCCGCCGAGGAGACCCAGCGACGTCTGGACGCCACCGACAAGGAGTGGCCGATCATGCACGCCGTACTGCACGGGGTGGACCGCGACCAGCTCATGGCCCAGCACAAGGCCAACCACCTCAACGTCGTCTACGCACCCGACGCCGCCACGGCCGACAAGGCGCTCATCGCCAAGGCCGCAGCGTTCGACGCCCTGGGCATCACCGTCCACCTGTGCGGTCGAGTCGCGGTCTGA
- the sepH gene encoding septation protein SepH, whose protein sequence is MRELDVLGLNEDGARIVCHDPLNGEEFSVAADEKLRAAARGDLSRIGQLEIELQSQLRPRDIQARIRAGASVAEVAKQAGTSINRIETFAHPVLMERSAMAARATVCMIDGSAITTPVRDVIAARLADLGQATEVDWDAHRAPDGWVLTARWSVGRSRNTAEFTYHPIAGGGTVIARNDIATELVRPERSPLRTVQAGGTSGFGRALVTGPTAAPAAPVLGKVAPTPASSSAVARDEPAADRTARIPDRDLAARTATEPNSSGVESDAEQLVADTVEDERAGARPDHSPREQIARTGTDHSSARPASRSAKSAKPSMPSWDDVLLGGTRKR, encoded by the coding sequence GTGCGGGAACTCGATGTCCTCGGCTTGAACGAGGACGGTGCTCGGATCGTCTGCCACGACCCACTGAACGGCGAGGAGTTCTCGGTCGCCGCCGACGAGAAGTTGCGCGCGGCCGCTCGCGGTGATCTGAGCCGCATCGGCCAGCTCGAGATCGAGCTGCAATCGCAGCTCCGGCCGCGCGACATCCAGGCCCGCATCCGCGCCGGCGCCAGCGTTGCCGAAGTGGCCAAGCAGGCCGGCACGTCGATCAACCGCATCGAGACCTTCGCACATCCGGTGCTCATGGAGCGATCGGCGATGGCCGCCCGCGCTACGGTCTGCATGATCGACGGTTCGGCCATCACCACTCCCGTGCGAGACGTGATCGCCGCCCGACTGGCCGATCTGGGCCAGGCCACCGAGGTCGACTGGGACGCCCATCGCGCGCCGGACGGCTGGGTGCTGACCGCTCGCTGGAGCGTCGGACGCAGCCGCAACACGGCGGAGTTCACCTATCACCCGATCGCCGGCGGCGGCACGGTGATCGCCCGCAACGACATCGCCACCGAGCTCGTCCGGCCGGAACGCTCGCCGCTGCGCACGGTCCAGGCCGGCGGGACCTCCGGTTTCGGGCGCGCACTGGTCACCGGCCCCACTGCGGCACCTGCGGCGCCGGTCCTGGGGAAGGTGGCGCCGACGCCTGCATCATCGAGCGCCGTCGCACGCGACGAGCCTGCCGCCGATCGGACAGCTCGGATTCCGGACCGCGACCTCGCTGCCCGGACGGCGACCGAACCGAACTCCTCCGGAGTCGAATCCGACGCGGAGCAGCTCGTGGCCGACACGGTCGAGGACGAACGCGCCGGCGCCCGTCCTGATCACTCCCCCCGCGAGCAGATCGCCCGAACCGGCACCGACCACAGCTCCGCTCGCCCCGCCTCCCGCTCGGCCAAGTCGGCGAAGCCGTCCATGCCCAGCTGGGACGACGTCCTGCTCGGCGGCACTCGCAAGCGCTGA
- a CDS encoding Na+/H+ antiporter, with protein MEITLLLCGLAIGVLVCAWLAERFDVPAPFLLILVGVGVSYVPGVPVVELTEHVVLFGLLPPLLYAAAQQTSLVDFNANRRPILLLSVGLVIFTAVGVGLVTHLLLPGVSWSVALAIGAVVAPPDAVAATAIGRRIGLPRRIVTILEGESLLNDATALVALRTAVALSVGTGLDAGGVTLDFVIAAGGGVAIGLVFFVVVAKIRRHLTDPVLDSGLSLVVPFAAYVAAEAIHASGVVAVVVAGLLLGHKAPVVQTAQSRIAERLNWRTISFILENAVFLLLGLQVRWILEGAAAGPIAGGRIAVICLATLGAVIVLRLVWVFPARYLLVRPRPDVDGHKPPLAFTFILGWAGMRGVVTLAAAFVIPEDTPNREVLLMMALTVVAGTLFLQGLSLPWLARRLRVPGPDPAEDALARATLLQQASKAALHRLDELEYHDAQGVVELIRQRLDQRNFAAWERLGTVSDQEAPSETYARVRLELLEAERARVLEIRGTGTVPSEVVADVLAMLDVEESMLDMATEERRDLRPTSSIRATGGTCDDLDRYPVDDTPTVDFCQRCLDEGMTSVALRRCLECGNVACCDSSIGRHATAHFHDTTHPVMQSAEPGEDWRWCYVHHKTA; from the coding sequence GTGGAGATCACGCTGTTGCTGTGCGGCCTCGCGATCGGTGTGCTGGTCTGCGCCTGGCTGGCCGAGCGGTTCGACGTCCCCGCACCGTTCCTGCTCATCCTGGTCGGCGTCGGCGTGTCCTACGTCCCCGGTGTGCCGGTGGTCGAGCTGACCGAGCACGTGGTGCTGTTCGGGTTGCTGCCGCCGCTGCTCTATGCCGCGGCGCAACAGACCTCGCTGGTCGACTTCAACGCCAATCGCCGGCCGATCCTGCTGTTGTCGGTCGGGCTGGTCATCTTCACGGCCGTCGGGGTCGGACTCGTCACGCACCTGTTGCTGCCCGGCGTGAGCTGGTCGGTGGCACTGGCGATCGGTGCTGTGGTGGCGCCCCCCGACGCGGTGGCGGCGACGGCGATCGGTCGCCGGATCGGGCTGCCCCGGCGGATCGTGACGATCCTGGAGGGCGAGTCGTTGCTGAACGACGCCACCGCGCTGGTGGCCCTGCGGACGGCGGTCGCGCTCTCGGTGGGCACCGGCCTCGATGCGGGCGGGGTGACGCTGGACTTCGTGATCGCCGCCGGTGGCGGGGTGGCGATCGGGCTGGTCTTCTTCGTCGTGGTCGCCAAGATCCGCCGGCACCTCACCGATCCGGTGCTGGACAGCGGGTTGTCGCTGGTCGTGCCGTTCGCCGCCTACGTCGCAGCGGAGGCGATCCACGCCTCCGGGGTGGTCGCCGTAGTGGTGGCCGGACTGCTGCTGGGACACAAGGCGCCGGTCGTGCAGACCGCGCAGTCCCGGATCGCCGAGCGGCTGAACTGGCGCACCATCTCCTTCATCCTGGAGAACGCCGTCTTCCTCCTCCTCGGGTTGCAGGTGCGGTGGATCCTCGAGGGAGCGGCCGCCGGTCCCATCGCAGGCGGGCGCATCGCCGTCATCTGCCTGGCCACCCTCGGCGCCGTCATCGTGCTGCGACTGGTGTGGGTGTTCCCCGCCCGATACCTGCTGGTGCGTCCGCGGCCCGATGTCGACGGCCACAAGCCGCCGCTCGCGTTCACCTTCATCCTGGGCTGGGCAGGGATGCGCGGCGTCGTCACCCTGGCCGCCGCGTTCGTCATCCCCGAGGACACTCCCAACCGGGAGGTCCTGCTGATGATGGCGCTGACGGTGGTGGCCGGAACTCTGTTCCTGCAAGGGTTGTCGCTGCCGTGGCTGGCGCGGCGCCTGCGGGTGCCCGGGCCGGACCCGGCGGAGGACGCACTGGCCAGGGCCACCCTGCTGCAGCAGGCGTCGAAGGCGGCGCTGCACCGGCTGGACGAGCTGGAGTACCACGACGCCCAAGGGGTCGTCGAGTTGATCCGGCAGCGACTCGATCAGCGCAACTTCGCCGCGTGGGAACGGCTCGGGACGGTCTCCGACCAGGAGGCACCCAGCGAGACATATGCCCGTGTCCGCCTCGAACTGCTCGAGGCGGAGCGTGCCAGGGTGCTCGAGATCCGCGGTACCGGCACGGTTCCGTCCGAGGTGGTCGCCGATGTGCTGGCGATGTTGGACGTCGAGGAGTCGATGCTCGACATGGCGACCGAGGAGCGACGTGACCTGAGACCGACGAGTTCGATCCGGGCCACCGGTGGGACGTGCGACGATCTCGACCGGTATCCGGTGGACGACACCCCGACGGTCGATTTCTGCCAGCGGTGTCTGGACGAAGGAATGACCTCGGTGGCGCTACGCCGCTGCCTGGAGTGCGGCAACGTCGCCTGCTGCGACTCCTCGATCGGTCGGCACGCCACCGCGCACTTCCACGACACCACCCACCCGGTGATGCAGTCCGCCGAGCCGGGTGAGGACTGGCGCTGGTGCTACGTCCACCACAAGACGGCCTGA